Proteins from a genomic interval of Rubinisphaera italica:
- a CDS encoding sigma-54-dependent transcriptional regulator, whose amino-acid sequence MNSPSATKLRVLFVDDESPIRDVMKLELPRMGHDPTICEDGESAMRALEKHTFDAAIIDLRMPGLSGWDVVDHIKQVSPETEIIISTGHGSMEAAIQAIRKGAYDFIPKPCKLVTIANVLKRVADKRSLTNKTIALEGRLKAAEGSCRMIGTTPPMQQVKSMISKVAPTDSAVLVLGETGTGKELVARRIHEESKRNSMPFVAVNCGALPENLVESEFFGHRKGAFTGADTPRKGLFEVANGGTLFLDELGELDKSMQVKLLRFLESGEVRRVGENEAFHVDVRIVCATHCNLKEMVAAGTFREDLYFRVNTFQIDLPPLRARKDDIPPIAMSLVERYLKRTGVPSTIFAPSTIETLKAHVWTGNVRELANAIEYSVILSGGQTILPEHLPTSVTNRVTVNLPQPVPQPVAAAPVQQEEEEEIKTLRQVEQEVILSTLEKTDGDKPATARILGIALKTLYNKLNQYEAQGLEIAG is encoded by the coding sequence TTGAATTCGCCATCTGCAACTAAATTACGTGTTCTATTCGTAGACGATGAATCTCCCATTCGAGATGTGATGAAACTCGAATTACCACGAATGGGCCACGATCCAACCATCTGTGAAGATGGCGAGTCTGCGATGAGGGCACTCGAAAAACATACCTTTGATGCCGCCATTATCGATTTGCGCATGCCGGGTCTGAGCGGCTGGGATGTTGTCGATCACATCAAGCAGGTTTCTCCCGAGACCGAAATCATTATCAGCACCGGTCACGGCAGCATGGAAGCCGCGATCCAGGCGATACGCAAAGGGGCTTACGACTTCATTCCCAAACCCTGCAAACTGGTCACAATCGCCAATGTACTCAAACGAGTCGCCGACAAACGCTCGCTGACAAACAAAACAATCGCTCTGGAAGGTCGCTTGAAAGCTGCAGAAGGTTCCTGTCGTATGATCGGTACGACACCACCGATGCAGCAAGTCAAATCAATGATTTCCAAAGTTGCCCCCACTGATTCCGCAGTGCTGGTTCTGGGTGAAACTGGAACGGGAAAAGAGTTGGTCGCCCGCCGAATTCACGAGGAAAGCAAACGCAATTCAATGCCTTTCGTCGCTGTGAATTGCGGAGCATTGCCGGAAAATCTGGTGGAAAGCGAATTCTTTGGACACCGCAAAGGAGCTTTCACAGGAGCGGATACACCACGAAAAGGACTTTTTGAAGTCGCCAATGGTGGCACCCTGTTTCTGGATGAACTGGGCGAACTGGATAAATCCATGCAGGTCAAACTACTCCGATTCCTGGAATCGGGCGAAGTCCGGCGTGTCGGTGAAAATGAAGCGTTTCATGTCGACGTCCGAATCGTTTGTGCGACGCATTGCAATCTTAAAGAAATGGTCGCTGCTGGAACATTCCGAGAAGATTTGTATTTTCGTGTGAATACATTCCAGATCGATCTACCACCATTACGAGCCCGTAAGGACGACATTCCTCCTATCGCGATGAGTCTGGTTGAGCGTTATCTCAAGCGAACTGGAGTTCCAAGTACTATTTTTGCTCCCAGTACAATTGAAACTCTGAAAGCTCATGTCTGGACGGGAAATGTGCGGGAACTGGCGAATGCGATCGAGTATTCCGTCATTCTCTCCGGCGGACAGACAATTTTGCCAGAGCATTTGCCAACGAGTGTAACAAACCGAGTCACCGTCAATCTGCCACAACCTGTTCCTCAACCTGTCGCTGCCGCTCCGGTTCAGCAGGAGGAAGAGGAAGAAATCAAGACGTTACGTCAAGTCGAGCAGGAAGTCATACTTTCGACCCTCGAAAAAACCGATGGCGACAAACCTGCGACTGCTCGAATTCTGGGAATCGCTTTGAAAACTCTGTATAACAAATTGAATCAGTACGAGGCTCAAGGCCTGGAGATTGCTGGTTAA